The Deltaproteobacteria bacterium genome segment CGGTATGGCCAACATTTCCATGAAACTGTTGTTGGAGGCGGGTGTTCACTTTGGGCATCAGACGAACAAGTGGAACCCGAAAATGAAACCTTATATCTTCGGGGCTCGGAACAATATCTACATCATTGATCTGCAGCAGACTGTGGGCTTTTTTCAGGCGGCGTATAACTTTATCGTCAACACCGTAAGCGAAGGCGGTGAATTGCTGTTTGTAGGCACCAAAAAGCAGGCACAGGAGGCGATTCGGGAGGAAGCGACCCGCTGTGATATGCCTTACGTGAGTCAACGATGGCTTGGCGGTATGCTGACCAATTTTGGGACGGTCAAAAAGAGCATTGACCGCTTGAACTATCTGGACAAGATGTTTACCGATGATTCGATCCGTGCTTTTCCGAAGAAGGAAATTTTAATTCTCCAAAAGGAAAAGGAAAAGCTTGAGAAAGTTCTTGGTGGGATCCGCAACATGAAGGGGCATCCCTCCTCTGTTTTCATAGTCGATCCGAAACGGGAAGACATTGCAATCAGGGAAGCCAAAAGGCTGGGCATTCCCATTGTGGCCATTGTCGATACGAACTGTGATCCCGATGATATTGATTATATCATCCCTGGTAACGACGATGCGATCCGGGCAATCAAACTCTTTTCATCGAAGTTCGCCGATGCGGTTTTGGAAGGTAAAAAGCGATTTGAAGAACGGGTTCAGGCTGAAAGCAACAAGGAAATCGAAGCGGAAGAACTGAGTGTAGAACCTCTGGATGCGGGTGAGGATGAGGATGTGCCGGAGAGCGTGGAAACAAAAGAGGAAGCTTCCTCAGAAACCGAAGACCATGATTAATAAATAAGCATGGCGAATGATCCTACCTTTATAAAGGCCCCATTTATAAAGGATATTCCATCCATGACATGCGGACTCTGGTTCAGGGAGTTGTTACTTTTAAGGAGGAGAGAAAATTGAATATTACATCGACAATGGTGAAGGATTTAAGGGATAAAACAGGCGCCGGCATGATGGATTGCAAGGAGGCACTGACGGCCTCCGGTGGCGACTTGGATAAGGCGGTTGATTATTTACGAAAAAAAGGCATGTCCGCGGCGACGAAACGATCTTCCAAGGCGGCAAAAGACGGGACGGTCGCCACCTATGTCCATATGGGCGGCAAGATCGGGGTAATGGTGGAGTTGAACTGCGAAACGGATTTTGTTGCAAAAACGGATCATTTCCAGGCCATGGCAAAGGACCTTGCCATGCAGGTTGCGGCGACCAACCCCGTTTACGTCAATGCTCAGGAGATTCCCGAGGAGGCCCTGGAAAGAGAGAAGGACATCTACCGGAGTCAGTTGCTGGCGGAAAAAAAGCCGGAAAAAATCTGGGATAAAATCATTGAAGGAAAACTCAACAAATTTTATGAGGAAGTTTGCCTGGTGAATCAAAAGTTTATCAAGGATGACAGCATGACGGTTGCCACATTGGTGAACAACATGATCGCCAAGACGGGTGAAAATATTATTATTCGGCGTTTTGCCCGCTTTCAGCTCGGTGAAGAAATCGGGGGATAAATGCAGTCGCCACAGTATAAGCGCATCCTGATCAAGGTTAGCGGCGAAGCCCTGATGGGCCGGCGTTCCTTCGGGGTGGATCCCGATGTGGTCGATGAGATCGCACATGAGATCAAGGAGGCGTCGGAATTGGGTGTCCAGATCGGAGTGGTTGTCGGCGGCGGGAATATTTTCCGGGGCGTCGAAGTAAGCGCCAAAGGGATGGATCGCACCACAGCTGATTATATGGGGATGCTCGCCACGATGATCAACAGCCTGGCCCTCCAGAGCGCTCTGGAAAAACTGGGAATAGAGACGCGCGTGCAGTCGGCTATTGAAGTTAAAGAGGTTGCGGAGGCGTACATTCAAAGAAGAGCGATCCGCCATCTGGAAAAGGGCAGGATCGTTATTTTCGGAGGAGGAACGGGGAACCCCTATTTTACGACAGATACGGCGGCCACTCTAAGAGCGCTGGAAATTAAAGCGGATATCCTGATGAAAGCGACCAAGGTGGACGGCATTTATAACAAGGATCCCATTATGTCCCATGATGCGGTTTTTTTTGATCGTATCGGCTTCACCGATATTTTGACACAGAATCTGAGAGTTATGGACGCCACAGCGATTTCGCTTTGCAGGGACAACAACCTTTCTGTTTTGGTGTTTAATCTTTTAACGAAAGGAAATATCAAGCGCGCCATTTGTGGAGAAAGGATTGGTACAATAGTCGGAGGTTAAGCAATGACGGAACTGATTTTTGAAGAACTCACAAAAAATATGGATAAGGGCATTGCCGCTCTCGATAAATCGTTTAGCAAGGTCCGGACGGGGCGCGCATCGATTGCCCTCCTTGACGGGATAAAAGTGGAATATTACGGAACGATGACTCCTCTGAACCAGATGGCCACCTTGTCTGTTCCGGAGAGCCGGCTTATTCTGATTTCACCGTGGGATAGCAGTGTCATCAGCTTAATCGAAAAAGCCCTTCACAAGTCCGATCTGGGGTTGATGCCCAGCAACGATGGCAAGTTGATTCGATTGTCCATTCCCCCTTTGACGGAAGAAAGAAGAAAAGAACTTGTCAAAGTCGTTAAAAAAATGTCAGAGGAGGCGAAAGTAAATATTCGGAATATTCGCCGAGACGCAAATGAACAGCTTAAGGAATTGAAGAAAGACAACACCCTTTCTGAAGACGACCTGTTCCGCCAGCAGGAGGAGGTTCAGAAAATCACCAATAAGTATATTGAAAAAGTGGATCAGGTCTTGACGTCGAAGGAAAAGGAAATTATGGAAATATGATCTTTATCGATTTAAAAAAGATGGAAAATGGGGAAGTATTGAGCTTCCCTATTTTTTTTGGAAGTACCGTTGATGGTCATTCAGTGTAAACTGTGGTATGAGGATCCGGTTTTACGAAAAAACTTATGACTAAAAAAAGTCAAATTATTCCCCAACATATCGCTATCATTATGGATGGAAACGGGCGATGGGCGCAAAAGCATGCGATGGGACGCATTTCCGGCCATAAAAAAGGTGCGGAGGCTGTGCGTGTCGTTACCAGGGCATGTCGCGAACTCGGTGTAAGGTATCTTACGCTTTACGCCTTTTCCGTGGACAACTGGTCCAGACCCATAACGGAAGTGAACGCATTGATGAGGCTTCTGTCCGAGTATCTGACGTCAGAACTTATGGAAATGCAACAAACGGGCATTCGTCTGAACATCATCGGGAACATATCCCGCATAAAACCCTCGTTACAGGATAAAATTCATGGGGTATGCAAACAAACCGCTGATAACCATGACATGGTTTTGACCTTGGCTTTGAACTACAGCGGTCGTGACGATATCACGGAAGCCGTCAAAGGGCTTTTTGCCGATTTTCAGTCTGGACGATATTCATGGGAAGACATGACGAATGAATTATTGGGCCGCTACCTCTCGACAGCGGATATGCCGGATCCGGACCTTTTGATTCGCACGAGCGGTGAATACCGTTTGAGCAATTTTCTGCTCTGGCAGTCGGCTTACACGGAATTTTATTTCACGGATGTTCTGTGGCCGGATTTTGGAAAAGCGGAGCTTCTCGCCGCAATTGAGGAATTTCGTAAGAGGGAAAGAAGATTCGGCAAAACCAGCGCACAGCTCGGGAAAGGAATGACGCGCTAGAGAATGAATGCTTTTCATATCCAACGGTGGCTGACCGCCTTCATTGCCGTTCCATCCCTTTTTCTGCTTATTTACTTTGGAAACGAGGCCGTATTTTCTTTCTTGATCGCCCTGGTGATTTTTTTCGCAGCTTGGGAGTATGAAAAAATTATTCACGGGTCCGAACCTCTGAAGAGGAGATGGGAGTTTTTTTGTATCGTCCTGGTAATTCCCCTGATGACTCACTATGGGGGATTGGAGCATTTGTACGCGGTTCTGTCTCTCCTGATCATCTGTCTGATTCTGTGCGATTTGTTCAGAATAAGGAACCGCAAGGAGGGGCCGGATATCAGCCTGCTGACAAAATACCTGTTCGGCATATGGTATATTCCCGTTTTTATATCTTATTTTATTCTGATCCGTAGATTTGAGAACGGTGTTTTGTGGATATTTTTTATTTTGATACTTGCCTTTTCCGGTGATGTGGCTGCCTTTTACTCCGGGAAATTCTTGGGTAAAACGAAATTAATGCCCTCGGTGAGTCCAAATAAAACGGTCGCAGGGGTGATCGGTCTGGTTGCGGGCAGCATGGCGGCCTGCCTCATATTCGCCTGTCTGTTCATGCCGAATCTATGGTTACCCCACGTGCTTGCCATGTCCTTTCTAGGGGGGGTAACCGGTCAGTTGGGTGACCTCTTTGAATCGGAGATAAA includes the following:
- a CDS encoding phosphatidate cytidylyltransferase yields the protein MNAFHIQRWLTAFIAVPSLFLLIYFGNEAVFSFLIALVIFFAAWEYEKIIHGSEPLKRRWEFFCIVLVIPLMTHYGGLEHLYAVLSLLIICLILCDLFRIRNRKEGPDISLLTKYLFGIWYIPVFISYFILIRRFENGVLWIFFILILAFSGDVAAFYSGKFLGKTKLMPSVSPNKTVAGVIGLVAGSMAACLIFACLFMPNLWLPHVLAMSFLGGVTGQLGDLFESEIKRTGGVKDSGTALPGHGGILDRMDCLLFIAPVIYYYKTYIIN
- the frr gene encoding ribosome recycling factor produces the protein MTELIFEELTKNMDKGIAALDKSFSKVRTGRASIALLDGIKVEYYGTMTPLNQMATLSVPESRLILISPWDSSVISLIEKALHKSDLGLMPSNDGKLIRLSIPPLTEERRKELVKVVKKMSEEAKVNIRNIRRDANEQLKELKKDNTLSEDDLFRQQEEVQKITNKYIEKVDQVLTSKEKEIMEI
- a CDS encoding isoprenyl transferase, translated to MTKKSQIIPQHIAIIMDGNGRWAQKHAMGRISGHKKGAEAVRVVTRACRELGVRYLTLYAFSVDNWSRPITEVNALMRLLSEYLTSELMEMQQTGIRLNIIGNISRIKPSLQDKIHGVCKQTADNHDMVLTLALNYSGRDDITEAVKGLFADFQSGRYSWEDMTNELLGRYLSTADMPDPDLLIRTSGEYRLSNFLLWQSAYTEFYFTDVLWPDFGKAELLAAIEEFRKRERRFGKTSAQLGKGMTR
- a CDS encoding UMP kinase — protein: MQSPQYKRILIKVSGEALMGRRSFGVDPDVVDEIAHEIKEASELGVQIGVVVGGGNIFRGVEVSAKGMDRTTADYMGMLATMINSLALQSALEKLGIETRVQSAIEVKEVAEAYIQRRAIRHLEKGRIVIFGGGTGNPYFTTDTAATLRALEIKADILMKATKVDGIYNKDPIMSHDAVFFDRIGFTDILTQNLRVMDATAISLCRDNNLSVLVFNLLTKGNIKRAICGERIGTIVGG
- the tsf gene encoding translation elongation factor Ts is translated as MNITSTMVKDLRDKTGAGMMDCKEALTASGGDLDKAVDYLRKKGMSAATKRSSKAAKDGTVATYVHMGGKIGVMVELNCETDFVAKTDHFQAMAKDLAMQVAATNPVYVNAQEIPEEALEREKDIYRSQLLAEKKPEKIWDKIIEGKLNKFYEEVCLVNQKFIKDDSMTVATLVNNMIAKTGENIIIRRFARFQLGEEIGG
- the rpsB gene encoding 30S ribosomal protein S2 codes for the protein MANISMKLLLEAGVHFGHQTNKWNPKMKPYIFGARNNIYIIDLQQTVGFFQAAYNFIVNTVSEGGELLFVGTKKQAQEAIREEATRCDMPYVSQRWLGGMLTNFGTVKKSIDRLNYLDKMFTDDSIRAFPKKEILILQKEKEKLEKVLGGIRNMKGHPSSVFIVDPKREDIAIREAKRLGIPIVAIVDTNCDPDDIDYIIPGNDDAIRAIKLFSSKFADAVLEGKKRFEERVQAESNKEIEAEELSVEPLDAGEDEDVPESVETKEEASSETEDHD